The proteins below come from a single Cricetulus griseus strain 17A/GY chromosome 6, alternate assembly CriGri-PICRH-1.0, whole genome shotgun sequence genomic window:
- the LOC100756544 gene encoding CCN family member 5 isoform X1, translating into MRDTPLTHLLAISFLCLLSMVCAQLCPTSCTCPWTPPQCPVGVPLVLDGCGCCQVCARRLGESCDHLHVCDSSQGLVCQPGAGPGGREATCLLEEEDGSCEVNGHRYLDGETFQPNCRVLCRCNDGGFTCLPLCSEDVRLPSWDCPRPRRVEVPGRCCPEWVCDQGVTPRIQPHTAQGHQLSGLVTPASADVPCPKISTAWGPCSTTCGLGIATRVSNQNRFCQLEIQRRLCLPRPCLAARSRSSWNGAF; encoded by the exons GTGTGTGCCCAGCTGTGTCCAACATCCTGTACTTGTCCCTGGACACCACCCCAGTGCCCAGTAGGGGTGCCCCTGGTGTTGGATGGCTGTGGCTGCTGTCAAGTGTGTGCACGACGGCTGGGGGAGTCCTGTGACCATCTACATGTCTGCGACTCCAGCCAGGGCCTGGTTTGTCAACCTGGGGCAGGCCCTGGTGGCCGGGAGGCCACGTGCCTCT TGGAAGAGGAGGATGGAAGCTGTGAGGTGAACGGCCACAGGTACCTGGATGGGGAGACATTTCAGCCCAACTGCAGGGTCCTCTGCCGCTGCAATGATGGTGGCTTCACCTGCCTGCCGCTGTGCAGTGAGGATGTACGGCTGCCCAGCTGGGACTGCCCACGCCCTAGGAGAGTAGAGGTGCCTGGTAGGTGCTGTCCTGAGTGGGTGTGTGACCAGGGAGTGACGCCGAGGATCCAGCCTCACACAGCCCAAG GACACCAGCTTTCTGGCCTTGTCACTCCTGCATCTGCTGATGTCCCCTGTCCAAAAATTAGCACAGCCTGGGGCCCCTGCTCAACCACCTGTGGGCTGGGTATAGCCACTCGAGTTTCCAACCAGAACCGATTCTGTCAACTGGAGATCCAGCGCCGCCTGTGTCTGCCCAGACCCTGCCTGGCAGCCAGGAGTCGCAGCTCATGGAACGGTGCCTTCTAG
- the LOC100756544 gene encoding CCN family member 5 isoform X2 has protein sequence MLDCAKTRKLYILFDFFSLRVCAQLCPTSCTCPWTPPQCPVGVPLVLDGCGCCQVCARRLGESCDHLHVCDSSQGLVCQPGAGPGGREATCLLEEEDGSCEVNGHRYLDGETFQPNCRVLCRCNDGGFTCLPLCSEDVRLPSWDCPRPRRVEVPGRCCPEWVCDQGVTPRIQPHTAQGHQLSGLVTPASADVPCPKISTAWGPCSTTCGLGIATRVSNQNRFCQLEIQRRLCLPRPCLAARSRSSWNGAF, from the exons GTGTGTGCCCAGCTGTGTCCAACATCCTGTACTTGTCCCTGGACACCACCCCAGTGCCCAGTAGGGGTGCCCCTGGTGTTGGATGGCTGTGGCTGCTGTCAAGTGTGTGCACGACGGCTGGGGGAGTCCTGTGACCATCTACATGTCTGCGACTCCAGCCAGGGCCTGGTTTGTCAACCTGGGGCAGGCCCTGGTGGCCGGGAGGCCACGTGCCTCT TGGAAGAGGAGGATGGAAGCTGTGAGGTGAACGGCCACAGGTACCTGGATGGGGAGACATTTCAGCCCAACTGCAGGGTCCTCTGCCGCTGCAATGATGGTGGCTTCACCTGCCTGCCGCTGTGCAGTGAGGATGTACGGCTGCCCAGCTGGGACTGCCCACGCCCTAGGAGAGTAGAGGTGCCTGGTAGGTGCTGTCCTGAGTGGGTGTGTGACCAGGGAGTGACGCCGAGGATCCAGCCTCACACAGCCCAAG GACACCAGCTTTCTGGCCTTGTCACTCCTGCATCTGCTGATGTCCCCTGTCCAAAAATTAGCACAGCCTGGGGCCCCTGCTCAACCACCTGTGGGCTGGGTATAGCCACTCGAGTTTCCAACCAGAACCGATTCTGTCAACTGGAGATCCAGCGCCGCCTGTGTCTGCCCAGACCCTGCCTGGCAGCCAGGAGTCGCAGCTCATGGAACGGTGCCTTCTAG